The proteins below come from a single Pedobacter aquae genomic window:
- a CDS encoding C25 family cysteine peptidase: MARGNTKPEYLLLLGKGMEISKGNFNNNLVPTIGFPASDNMLTSGLNGSNLEPGLATGRVPAKTNEEVENYLNKLKVYEQLPNENWRKKLLHISGGNSSSENTSFFNYQNLLFESARREFFGAGLVRVRKNVVNPVTDILTDKIMSETQLGTGLISYLGHGSSNTTEIILADLNKLNNENKPAIYLVNGCSTGAAFSTQSSSLSEQFILQKRSGAVLWIGTTSEGVASYLNGASLNYYNNWFKNSYGESVSKGLFRGLKTYQNPNDRLNVAHTRQYIVLGDPFLKFYSPDKPDYDIESIIISPGQTAANPNLNIQIIIKNLAKALNNKVTLKISRRLSDNSEVNLPDTSINIFNTDTINVNFNNTNIISSGNNRIMIQINPQRLVEETNYFNNTAIKDFFLPGNGLKIISPFNKSIVKNQTLKLQVQSENLLTNSAEYFFEIDTTPDFNSVFRKESGLISSSSIASWNPNINMENNKIYYWRTRLNLDPLRGGAWIYSSFTYVQDFQGEGYNIGHEGQLGDFTFDNINAVRPFLMSFNTSNMLTNIKTRGDDAPTNVEKRIRIDGLAISYASIEFNGITMLAFNPINYAERFQYPSPYNYINPPGSGFYAGPSGQYRYDIRNSTDLDSLVRYLNQIPKGHHIIGFNGSNAAFNLLPQYVLDEFRKLGLTKLETIKKGEPYGFWVTKGNLGSVKEITADYSSSIPPALQLISGDNPISYPGKNGSLSTGIIGPAKSWNKLEFNLENSINDNFNITVVGVDTLNNQINLFNSINNKIVDISQINAKNYPYLKFNYQFNNNVEAKLPKTNFLRVTYQPVSDISFYPELKNEQYKISLDEGDSIKWNIGLKNFGPVISDSLKVKYELISSNRTITKNFKLPFLLNVNETNNIIIHVPTIGFSGECLLKVSISQIGLKEENIFNNVISSNYTINKDKIPPVVNVTFDGKHIINGELVSPNPHIKIMSYDDNKFLLMRDTSLIELSIRNINDNNFKRIYFSGPQLSFSNLNGANQINIDYLPEKFVDGNYTLKITSKDVSGNKQLNNDFEIDFEVVNKQSITNFYPYPNPVSDKMKFVFTLTGDKIPENIKIQILTVSGRVIKEISKEELGSIRIGNNISDYTWDCTDDFGNRLANGVYFYKVDISDSSNIKHRESEGDKYFKNKMGKIYIIK; the protein is encoded by the coding sequence ATAGCAAGAGGGAATACAAAACCAGAATATCTTTTACTTTTAGGTAAAGGAATGGAGATTTCTAAAGGTAATTTTAATAATAATTTAGTCCCTACAATAGGATTCCCAGCATCTGATAATATGCTCACATCGGGCTTAAATGGCAGCAATTTAGAACCTGGTTTGGCAACAGGAAGAGTACCTGCAAAAACCAATGAAGAGGTTGAAAATTATTTGAATAAACTTAAAGTTTATGAACAATTACCTAATGAGAATTGGAGGAAGAAGCTTTTACATATATCTGGGGGCAATAGTAGCTCTGAAAATACTTCCTTTTTTAATTATCAAAATTTATTATTCGAGAGTGCAAGGAGGGAATTTTTTGGTGCAGGATTGGTTAGGGTCAGAAAAAATGTTGTTAATCCGGTGACGGACATACTTACTGATAAAATAATGTCTGAAACGCAATTAGGCACCGGCCTTATTTCATATTTAGGGCATGGAAGCTCTAATACGACTGAAATTATATTAGCTGATTTAAATAAATTAAACAATGAAAACAAACCAGCAATTTACTTAGTAAACGGATGTAGTACAGGTGCTGCATTTAGTACTCAATCATCATCCTTAAGTGAACAATTTATCTTACAAAAGAGATCTGGTGCTGTTTTATGGATTGGAACAACAAGTGAAGGAGTTGCTTCTTATTTGAATGGGGCCTCTTTAAATTACTATAATAATTGGTTTAAAAATTCTTACGGAGAATCAGTTTCAAAAGGATTATTTAGAGGGCTCAAGACTTATCAAAACCCCAATGACAGACTTAATGTTGCGCATACCAGACAATATATTGTTCTAGGAGATCCTTTTTTAAAGTTTTATTCTCCTGACAAACCTGATTATGATATTGAATCTATAATAATCTCTCCCGGCCAAACAGCAGCAAATCCTAATTTAAATATTCAAATTATCATAAAAAATCTTGCAAAAGCCCTAAATAATAAAGTAACATTAAAAATATCAAGAAGACTATCAGATAATTCAGAGGTTAATTTACCTGATACAAGTATCAATATCTTCAATACAGACACTATTAATGTTAATTTCAATAATACAAATATTATAAGTTCTGGAAATAACAGAATAATGATTCAAATTAATCCTCAAAGATTAGTCGAAGAAACCAATTATTTTAATAATACAGCGATTAAAGACTTCTTTTTGCCAGGAAATGGTTTAAAAATTATTTCACCATTTAATAAAAGTATAGTTAAAAATCAGACCTTAAAACTTCAAGTTCAATCTGAAAATTTACTTACTAATTCTGCTGAGTATTTTTTTGAAATTGATACTACTCCGGATTTTAACTCAGTATTCCGAAAAGAGTCTGGATTAATAAGCTCAAGTTCAATAGCATCATGGAATCCCAACATTAATATGGAAAACAACAAAATCTATTATTGGAGGACTAGGCTTAATCTGGACCCATTAAGAGGTGGAGCATGGATATACTCAAGCTTTACATATGTTCAAGATTTTCAAGGAGAAGGCTATAATATCGGACATGAAGGACAATTAGGTGATTTTACTTTTGACAACATCAATGCCGTAAGACCATTCTTAATGAGCTTCAACACATCTAACATGCTCACCAACATAAAAACAAGAGGAGATGATGCACCTACTAATGTTGAAAAAAGAATAAGAATAGATGGTTTAGCAATATCATATGCTTCAATTGAGTTTAATGGAATAACTATGCTTGCGTTTAATCCTATCAATTATGCTGAGAGATTTCAATATCCAAGTCCTTATAATTATATAAATCCTCCTGGTAGTGGTTTCTATGCCGGTCCATCTGGTCAATATAGATATGATATAAGGAATTCAACAGACTTGGATTCATTAGTAAGATACTTAAATCAAATACCTAAAGGACACCACATTATAGGTTTCAATGGATCAAATGCGGCGTTTAATCTGTTACCTCAATATGTGTTAGATGAATTCAGAAAACTTGGATTAACAAAATTAGAAACTATAAAAAAAGGTGAACCTTATGGCTTTTGGGTTACTAAAGGTAATCTTGGAAGCGTGAAAGAAATTACAGCAGATTATTCATCTTCTATCCCACCGGCTCTTCAGTTAATTTCTGGAGACAATCCAATATCATATCCCGGAAAAAACGGCAGCTTATCAACTGGTATTATAGGACCTGCTAAGAGTTGGAATAAACTAGAATTTAATTTAGAAAATTCAATTAATGACAATTTTAATATTACTGTAGTAGGTGTAGATACTTTAAATAATCAGATAAACTTATTTAATAGCATTAATAATAAAATAGTTGATATTTCTCAAATAAATGCAAAGAATTACCCCTATCTAAAATTTAATTACCAGTTCAACAACAATGTAGAAGCAAAACTTCCTAAAACAAACTTTTTACGAGTTACCTATCAACCCGTTTCAGATATATCTTTCTATCCTGAGTTAAAAAATGAACAATATAAAATATCCTTAGATGAAGGTGACTCCATTAAATGGAATATTGGTCTTAAAAATTTCGGACCAGTTATTTCAGACTCTTTAAAAGTTAAATATGAACTTATTAGTTCGAATAGAACGATTACAAAAAACTTTAAATTACCGTTTTTACTTAATGTGAATGAAACCAATAATATTATTATACATGTTCCTACAATTGGTTTCTCTGGAGAGTGTTTACTTAAAGTATCTATTTCACAAATAGGATTAAAGGAAGAAAATATATTTAATAATGTTATATCTTCTAATTACACTATAAATAAAGACAAAATTCCTCCGGTGGTTAATGTTACATTCGATGGTAAACATATAATAAATGGCGAATTAGTTTCTCCAAATCCTCACATCAAAATCATGAGTTATGATGATAATAAGTTTTTGCTAATGAGAGATACGAGTTTGATAGAATTATCCATTAGAAATATAAATGATAACAATTTTAAGAGAATATATTTTAGTGGACCTCAATTATCATTCTCGAATTTAAATGGAGCTAATCAGATAAATATTGATTATCTCCCAGAAAAATTTGTCGACGGCAATTATACTCTAAAAATCACGTCTAAAGATGTAAGTGGGAACAAGCAACTAAACAACGATTTTGAAATTGATTTCGAAGTTGTTAACAAACAGTCTATTACTAATTTTTATCCTTATCCTAACCCAGTCAGTGATAAAATGAAATTCGTCTTTACACTTACTGGAGATAAAATACCTGAAAATATTAAAATTCAAATATTAACGGTAAGTGGTAGAGTTATCAAAGAAATATCAAAAGAAGAACTTGGCAGTATTAGAATTGGTAATAATATTTCTGACTATACTTGGGATTGTACAGATGACTTTGGAAACAGATTAGCTAATGGAGTTTATTTCTATAAAGTTGATATTTCAGATAGCAGTAATATAAAACATAGAGAATCTGAAGGTGATAAATACTTCAAAAACAAGATGGGTAAAATTTATATCATTAAATAA
- a CDS encoding lipopolysaccharide biosynthesis protein, whose product MFWLGIIPQDQLYETIIAAVLFTLIQNVMEVFLVNKLYEKYNFLRISQPILHLLFIFLFIKLFNSFNEVIYIDLLLGVLIIILFLSVWWFIKLFSFKSIRNFEDTFNNSFKIGSINQLNNLVLLFNSRTNYFIINKFLGLSLLGVFSVITLIAESIWIFSKSVATIFFSEVIKYDNHGDIKKIRNKMLTLSFLGTILIIIIVFCVPNFLYVKVLGKDFIQIKMFLLYFLPGILAKSLNTIYMEYFGVINKRHLNTISFLIGLLTIALFGIILTYKFGIMGAAIAGSISQVSSLLFSFYADKKII is encoded by the coding sequence ATGTTTTGGTTAGGGATCATTCCTCAAGATCAGCTTTATGAAACAATAATAGCCGCAGTACTATTTACTCTAATTCAAAATGTTATGGAGGTTTTTCTGGTGAATAAGTTATACGAAAAATATAATTTCCTCAGAATTAGCCAGCCAATATTACATTTGCTTTTTATCTTTCTTTTTATTAAACTTTTTAATTCATTTAATGAAGTAATTTATATTGATTTATTGTTAGGTGTATTGATAATCATATTATTTCTTTCTGTATGGTGGTTTATAAAGTTATTTAGCTTTAAAAGCATCAGAAATTTTGAAGATACTTTTAATAATTCCTTTAAAATTGGTTCTATAAATCAATTAAATAATCTAGTACTCCTTTTTAATTCAAGGACTAATTATTTTATCATCAATAAGTTTTTAGGTTTATCATTACTAGGAGTTTTTTCTGTCATCACTTTAATAGCAGAATCTATCTGGATTTTCTCAAAAAGTGTAGCTACAATATTTTTTTCAGAAGTCATTAAATATGATAATCATGGTGATATAAAGAAAATTCGCAATAAAATGTTAACTCTTAGTTTTTTAGGCACAATTCTTATAATAATCATTGTTTTTTGCGTTCCAAACTTTTTATATGTGAAAGTTCTAGGAAAGGATTTTATACAAATAAAAATGTTTTTATTATATTTTTTACCTGGGATACTTGCCAAATCATTAAATACGATTTATATGGAATACTTCGGGGTTATAAATAAAAGACATTTAAACACAATATCTTTCTTGATTGGTTTATTAACTATAGCTCTCTTTGGCATAATACTCACTTATAAATTCGGGATAATGGGAGCAGCTATCGCCGGGAGTATTTCGCAAGTATCTTCTTTGCTCTTTTCTTTTTATGCAGATAAAAAAATTATTTAA
- the purL gene encoding phosphoribosylformylglycinamidine synthase subunit PurL, which translates to MENNNLTTQETAKDLGLRPEEFEKIKEILGRTPNFTELSIFSVMWSEHCSYKNSITWLKTLPKDGPRMLAKAGEENAGMVDLGDGIACVFKIESHNHPSALEPYQGAATGVGGINRDIFTMGARPIAQLNSLRFGDPNHPKTQWLIKGVVKGIGDYGNAFGIPTVGGEVFFDECYHVNPLVNAMSAGIVKVGETVSATSHGVGNPVYIVGSATGKDGINGAAFASKDITEDSVNDLPAVQVGDPFQEKLLLEASLEVIKTGAVVGMQDMGAAGIICSNSEMSAKGEHGMRIDLDKVPTRQQNMLPFEILLSESQERMLIVVEKGKEALVEAVFEKWDLNCAIIGEVTDTKRLQYFMNGELVADVPADDLVLGGGAPVYQREYKEPTYYQEFQKFNINDVKEPEDLKAVAQHLTNHPNIASKRWVTSQYDSMVGTANMVTNKPSDAAVVSVKDTDKAIVLTVDCNSRYVNADPQKGCAIAVAEAARNITCAGGEPVAITNCLNFGNPYVPEVYWQFVGAIKGMGEACTKFETPVTGGNVSFYNQSSDEGPVFPTPTIGMLGVMDDINNMMTLDFKQEGDLIYLVGESVNDIASSQYLASYHKISASPAPYFDLDKEYDTHQVIKQLISNKLVQSAHDVADGGLYIALLEASMPNKLGFNINSDSEIRKDAFLFGEAQGRIVVSVKPEEQEAFVEFMATTEIEFSLLGHVTTGSLLVDDENFGSVQDAKSTYDNVLHHILGE; encoded by the coding sequence TTGGAAAATAATAACCTTACCACACAAGAAACCGCAAAAGATTTAGGTTTACGTCCCGAAGAGTTCGAAAAAATAAAAGAAATTTTAGGCAGAACACCAAATTTCACAGAATTATCTATATTCTCTGTCATGTGGAGCGAGCACTGTTCTTACAAAAACTCTATCACTTGGTTAAAAACCTTACCTAAAGATGGGCCTAGAATGCTAGCCAAAGCTGGTGAAGAAAATGCAGGAATGGTAGATCTTGGCGATGGTATAGCTTGTGTATTTAAAATAGAATCTCATAACCACCCTTCAGCTTTAGAGCCTTATCAAGGTGCCGCAACTGGTGTGGGTGGTATTAATCGTGATATTTTTACGATGGGAGCAAGACCTATTGCTCAACTAAATTCATTGAGATTTGGAGATCCCAATCACCCTAAAACACAATGGTTAATTAAAGGCGTTGTAAAAGGTATTGGTGATTATGGAAATGCCTTTGGTATTCCTACTGTAGGTGGTGAAGTGTTTTTTGATGAGTGTTACCATGTTAATCCACTTGTAAATGCCATGTCTGCCGGTATTGTGAAAGTAGGAGAAACAGTTTCTGCAACATCACACGGTGTAGGTAATCCGGTTTACATAGTAGGTTCTGCTACAGGTAAAGACGGTATCAATGGTGCTGCTTTTGCTTCAAAAGATATCACCGAAGATTCTGTTAATGATTTACCAGCAGTTCAGGTTGGTGATCCTTTCCAAGAAAAATTATTGTTAGAAGCTTCATTAGAAGTAATAAAAACTGGTGCCGTTGTAGGTATGCAAGATATGGGTGCGGCAGGTATCATCTGTTCTAACTCAGAAATGTCTGCCAAAGGCGAGCATGGTATGCGTATAGATTTAGATAAAGTACCTACCCGTCAACAAAATATGCTTCCTTTCGAGATTTTATTATCAGAGTCTCAAGAGCGTATGCTTATTGTAGTAGAAAAAGGAAAAGAAGCTTTAGTAGAAGCTGTTTTCGAGAAATGGGATTTAAATTGCGCTATTATAGGTGAGGTTACAGATACCAAACGACTACAATATTTCATGAATGGCGAGTTAGTTGCCGATGTTCCTGCCGATGATTTAGTTCTAGGTGGTGGTGCTCCGGTTTACCAACGCGAATACAAAGAGCCTACTTATTATCAAGAATTCCAGAAATTTAATATCAATGATGTTAAAGAGCCAGAAGACTTAAAAGCTGTAGCTCAGCATTTAACCAATCATCCAAATATCGCATCTAAAAGATGGGTAACTAGTCAGTACGATTCTATGGTTGGTACCGCCAATATGGTTACCAATAAACCAAGCGATGCAGCAGTAGTTTCCGTTAAAGATACTGATAAAGCTATCGTACTTACGGTAGACTGTAATTCAAGATATGTAAATGCAGACCCTCAAAAAGGTTGTGCTATAGCTGTAGCAGAAGCTGCAAGAAATATTACTTGTGCTGGAGGAGAGCCTGTAGCTATCACCAACTGTCTTAACTTTGGTAATCCTTATGTGCCAGAAGTTTACTGGCAATTTGTAGGAGCTATCAAAGGTATGGGCGAAGCTTGTACCAAATTTGAAACTCCGGTAACAGGTGGTAATGTTTCTTTCTATAATCAATCATCAGATGAAGGTCCGGTTTTCCCAACACCAACTATTGGTATGTTAGGTGTTATGGATGATATCAATAACATGATGACACTAGACTTCAAACAAGAAGGAGATTTAATCTATCTAGTTGGCGAGTCTGTAAACGATATCGCATCTTCACAATATTTGGCATCTTATCATAAGATTTCGGCGTCTCCTGCGCCTTATTTTGATTTAGATAAAGAGTACGATACACACCAAGTAATCAAACAATTAATCAGCAATAAGCTTGTCCAATCTGCTCATGATGTTGCTGATGGAGGTTTGTATATTGCCTTATTAGAGGCTTCTATGCCAAACAAATTGGGTTTCAATATCAATTCAGATTCAGAAATCAGAAAAGATGCTTTCTTATTTGGTGAAGCGCAAGGACGTATTGTAGTTAGCGTTAAACCAGAAGAGCAAGAAGCTTTTGTAGAGTTTATGGCAACTACAGAAATAGAATTTAGCTTGTTAGGTCATGTAACCACAGGTTCATTATTGGTAGATGATGAAAATTTCGGTTCTGTTCAAGATGCTAAATCAACTTACGATAATGTATTACACCATATTTTAGGAGAATAA
- a CDS encoding tRNA1(Val) (adenine(37)-N6)-methyltransferase — translation MSVFHFKEFIVNQENCPMKINTDGVLLGALCDVQKAKSICDIGTGTGVIALMLAQRNHQSKIDALDIDYRAVDTASLNFQNSLFHERLAAHHHSFIEFFEMHPTKKYDLIISNPPFFLNALKSPHHQTNLAKHTDEAFLLIC, via the coding sequence ATGTCGGTATTTCATTTTAAAGAGTTTATTGTCAATCAGGAAAATTGCCCTATGAAAATTAATACCGATGGAGTATTATTGGGCGCCTTATGCGATGTTCAAAAGGCAAAAAGTATTTGCGATATCGGAACCGGTACAGGAGTGATAGCTTTAATGTTGGCGCAAAGAAATCATCAAAGTAAAATAGATGCTTTAGATATAGATTATCGAGCTGTTGATACCGCAAGTTTAAATTTTCAGAACTCTTTATTTCACGAGCGTTTGGCAGCACATCATCATAGCTTTATTGAGTTTTTCGAGATGCATCCAACAAAAAAGTACGATTTAATTATTTCTAACCCACCTTTTTTTCTCAATGCTTTAAAATCTCCACATCATCAAACAAACTTAGCCAAACATACAGATGAGGCTTTTTTATTGATTTGCTAA